The window ACGCGCCGGTGTCTGCTGCAGCCTCCGTCACCGCATCCTCACTGTCTCCGATCTTGTCGTTCTGTGTGAGCGTTTCGACCGTACCATACTCCATCAGTGTCGGGGGTTCATACCGTGATGTATCGTCGGACATCGTCTAATAGTTTATTCTACACAACAATAAAATTTAGTGCCTATACAAATATGGTTTTGTAGGAGCCGTACAGAAATACCTGAACAATAGCGCCAGGAGTTAATCGGACAACCTGTTACTGCTCGAGTCGTAGTGTCTGGGACTGGGACGGCCATGCCTCAAGCCAGGCAGCCAGTGACCGTGCACGCCAGAGCGTTCGCGCATCGCGACCAGATGGGTCCGTCTCGAATCGATCGTACGTCGCCTGGAGTTCGTCGATAGCGAGATACTGCGCTAGTGGACCGGGATGCTCGAGAAGGTGTTCGAACGCGGCCCTGTCGTTCTCGAGGGCGTTCCAGAACGCTTCGTCCATCATTGTCTTCCATGGACGGTGCTGGACCAGGTCTGGGAGGAGATCAGCGAGCGACCGACGAACGAGTGCTCTGGTCCAGCCATCGCGAAACTGCTGGGACGGCGGTATCGCCAGTGAGAGTTCGAGCAAGCGTTTGTCTGCAAAGGGATACCGAGGTTCGACACCGAAGGCACCGTAGCGCAAGTCGATCGCCTCGAGGTTCGCCGCGTGGCGCTCAGAAGTAAGTGACTGATACTGCAAGAGTCGGTCGGTGCTTGCAACGCGGATGGACTGTGACCCAGCGAGTTCACGGTAGCGCTCGCGGAGGTCGATCCGGTCGACGAACGCAGGGTTCAGTGCAGGATTGGCTTTGGCCTCGAGAATCGGCTTCTCGTGGTACGTCCGATAAGAACATCGTACCGAGTCCGGAACGAGTGGGAAGAGTACATGACGGACAA is drawn from Natronolimnobius sp. AArcel1 and contains these coding sequences:
- a CDS encoding lasso RiPP family leader peptide-containing protein, producing the protein MSDDTSRYEPPTLMEYGTVETLTQNDKIGDSEDAVTEAAADTGASITGSIF